A portion of the Mytilus galloprovincialis chromosome 12, xbMytGall1.hap1.1, whole genome shotgun sequence genome contains these proteins:
- the LOC143054242 gene encoding protein scribble homolog: protein MELSVFKSPGEKLGMSIKGGSKGTYNPDEKLDEGIFISKIISDGAVARDGRLKVGQRILEVNGTSLIGSTHQEAVRALRSVTDKMIIMICEGEDPDSPNLTSPDSPNAPVPPRLRDGSVSSIDKDDEDHNIIRKETYHVYRIWNQSMVTIVTFV from the exons ATG GAATTATCAGTATTCAAGTCACCTGGTGAAAAGTTAGGGATGAGTATAAAAGGAGGTTCTAAGGGAACATACAATCCTGACGAAAAATTAGATGAAGGAATATTTATCTCTAAG ATCATTAGTGATGGAGCTGTAGCTAGAGATGGTAGATTGAAAGTAGGTCAGAGAATTCTGGAG gtgAACGGTACAAGTTTGATAGGAAGTACTCATCAAGAAGCTGTCCGTGCTCTCCGTAGTGTAACAGACAAAATGATCATTATGATCTGCGAGGGGGAGGACCCAGATTCACCTAATTTAACATCACCTGATTCACCGAACGCTCCAGTACCGCCAAGGTTACGAGACGGATCTGTGTCCAGTATTGACAAAGATGATGAAGACCATAACATTATTCGCAAG GAAACTTACCATGTTTACAGAATTTGGAACCAATCTATGGTAACCATAGTAACATTTGTGTGA